The following is a genomic window from Oryzias latipes chromosome 12, ASM223467v1.
CGATCTGTGTGACCTCAGTGACCTCAGAAGCAAAGAAAGCACAGTCGGGGAAGGTAAGAACTTGGAAGGAGGCCTTTAACGTAAAGCTGTCAgtcggttacatgtgcaaaatatcttgatgggatcaatggtcggattaaaatccAACTGTctacatgggatcagaaaaactttttccgatcaGAACAGATGTTCACATGGTCACAATTTCGGTGGGACTAAATTATTTgggcgcagtagtgttgaaaataccggaaaatACAAACTGAGTTGCCATAAACATTCATGCAGCAGCTCCGTGATATtggagatgatcttctaaacgtgtttttattaatgttacggttattatgaagtgcctgttcgctcatcattttattgttaatccgtgtggtcagtgttttttttattgtggaagaacggagctcccAGGAGTGGACTAACATGCGCTAGCAACATTAGGCAAGCCTTGATGTTtgataaaatccatgcgggatacgccgcaatctgcatcttggctgcaaatatgtggaataacatcagcctttattttgtcgggacacgactggaaacacaaatccacgtgaatgttgaacggtttctaaggactgagccacatttctgctttgaacagctcacacaccgccccaaagccgctgtgtgagctgacaGTCCGAGCTCTACTcggacacacggttctcctgcgTCCGGCAGCCGccaacccagagcggcgggacgggtCACAGTCTGAATTCttccacacataacaaaacgcacacgtaacaaagcatcctcccctcccctcaaacagaAAGTTATTAATCCAGCAGAATACGTCCCCGTATGACTTCTGATGTGTGGACAGAGGACAATGGGCCATTGAGGTGTTGAAGGGAAAGCGAACCACTGCTCCGGTGCTGGGCTACTCAGATTTCTCCCTTCCCTTCATAGTGGAGTTGGACAGTGGCAATTTTTCCAATGGGCAATGTGGGCTGTGGCCCAGGGCGCAATCTTGTAGGGGCCCAGAAGCGcccaaaaaacaagaacaaacattGACAGTTTTTTCCCCTGGTGTTTTTCTAGACATTCTAGACCCACCCATTTCCACGTAAAGTTAAGGAAATTTGCACTAGGATGCTCCTACGATTATGCCAACTTGCTGCTGTGATGGCAATGGGGAAGGGGCGCACCGTCCAGTGTTTCGCCCAGTGTGCCAAACTAGCCAGGGCCACCTCTGGAATGAATGCCAGTTTTGCAGGTCTTGGGGCTCTGCTTTTTCAGGGACAGGAAGGGAACGTGACCGATAGCATATGCTAGCAGAGGTCTGAGGCCCACAGAATGAAACCTGTTGACCTATGGCTCCATGGAGTTTCAGTGGGCCATGCCTGAGAGGTTCAGTCAGAAGTGTGTCCATACAAACAACAACCCCCTCAGTCACCTGTCTACAGATAAGCTTCCCAGGACCGGGTCGGGCTGCTCAACCGGCTTCTTTCAACTCTGACATCAAGTACAGGCCTggtcgcagcagcagcaggaatgCAGATGCGCTGCCAACACTCTAACGTGTTTGGATCTTTTGGTTCCAGGTTGCTCCTTTCCTTCAGCTCTACAGTCAGAGTCGCTCAAAGTCAGTCAGAGCTGCTCAGGCTCCAGCTGGGTCATTCCCCTCAAACCGATCCAACCATTAGAGTAAATTAAACAGTCTGCCTTGAAATTGTTCTGAAACAAGACATTTAGATTTTTGCATTGCTtcaaatttgacaattttattgTTGCATATTCTAAACTGAAACTTTTTTACTGCAGCAGGTTAATTCTTGTCATATGTAATGAGATATTTGGTGAATATTCATCATTCTTATCAATAGAGCAGAACTCCAGACCTGTGTGAGGCAGTACCCTCCCTAATTCAATGCCGTCTGCTAAGAATGCTCAAACCAAGAAGAAGTAGTTCCCAACCACCGGGAAACTCAGAGAAATGATCTACACAGtggaaaatactgtaaaaacGGGCCCCAAAGAAAtggttcaaaacgtttgacccaggttttctttaaataaggaaaaaaatctgactCCTCAAGACATGTTTcaagattattttgctttgaaaccagtttcttgataagattatttgtCTCGTAAGACAGAAAATGAGACTTTTcactttcttaagattctgtttttgcagtacaGCTATTTTAATATCTCTGCAATGGATGGAGGATGTGTATGTAACTGTCTGCAAGAAGAGGTAAAAGTATTGAGAAAGGGACAATGATGGATAGATGCAATGCTgctggaaggaggaggaggttgtTGGGAAGATGGGATCGATAGACCTGAGTGGAGGACGCCGTCATGACCCGACTTACAATCTTCTTTGAAAACGTGGATAGTAAATGTGAATTTAGCTAAATGAGACTATAGAACATTGATTAATGCAGGAACCAGACTGATCAAAGAGTTCAGAAAAAACCTAGAAGCAGGGAAATAAAATGCGGGATGATTGACATATTGAGGAATGAGCGTCCAGactgatttcttttgtttttggaaaatctaTGGAagtgattctgtagcataattcaaaataaaagtcaaaaccagaaactttttttttcttctaaatgaagctgcattttttgactaaaaattaaaatgaaaaatcaatccttcaaattgctttttcattttatacttaaaaaccgcttattctgtgtcatatttaaaaggaaaatgcaaagaggggattgcattttattttcacacCCAAGGTGCGAAAACCACCCTGCAGCTTCGTGCTGATTTAGCTGTTGAAGGACAGCTGGAGTCCCATCAACAGCTAAACCAGATTTCACCATGATAAaagtttgctggttggaccaacacacactcagcgcgaagctgcaggagactatcttctaaatgtgctttattactgtcatgataattattaagggcctgctcgcccatatgtttttaaatctgtgcggtcagtgcttttttcttcccTGACGGACCTGAAAAacgggttagcattaggctaatatgtgCTTAAAACATTAGGCATGGATGTACTTAAAACTGCGGGCAATGAGCATGTTGGATGTAAATACTGTATGTGGGAAGAACAtgttcttccactttcggcttctcccatcaggggtcgccacagcgaacgagtcgcatggtagatttggcaatgttttacgccggatgcccttcctgacgcaaccttctcaaaccgggcttggaaccggcagaggtagagaagggaaatATGTGGGAAGAACATCATCCTTTGTTTtatctggaaacacaaattcatatgatggttcagagtttctcagatcgcagcagcacttccgccttcggCGATCTGGAGCTTCGGATCGCGGGGCTTTGCGCTCCGCTATGCGGTCCGAAGACAAAGCTTGTCCGGGGGGGAGTTTTGATGAACAgcggtgcgtccgaaggaggaccgcATAAGGcgccctctcctctgccgctaacacaaagctccactgctcctagcatgtcacacggagaaagcactgacgtcatcgcccccccccacccctccccgctggaaatgcttttttcgAATTGAATTATGAGGCAttattcgcagggtggatgttaaaatgaaaatgcaataccttctttgcattttcgttttaattatgatgcaGAATAAGTGGTTTctaagaagaaatgaaaaagcattttgaagttttaattttttcattttaattttgagtcatttgatgcagttacattttgaaaatgaaaaagcatttctggtttggacttttattttgaattatgctgcagaatcgcttccatattaCAGGAGTTGGAGGCTACAAATAAATATGACGTAGTGCTCAGTCCTCCCTCcatgccagcaggtggcgcatGCGCGTCCAAAAGTATGTGCAAACCGCCGccagacagaagaagaagaaaccgcCATTGACGGTCTCGCGCTTCACAGCCAGCGGTTAACAGCGATTAACgtcgtttgatgttttctgctGCCAAAAGTCTTTACGTCCGCGCGGCGATGTGAGGGAGAGGGGGCGGAGCGATCACGTCAACATGGAGACCAAACGAGTCGAGATCCCGTCGAGCGTCTTGGACGACCTGTGCAGGTGAGCCTCAGTTAGCGCCTCATCCCGAAACATTGCGATACCTCCCGGTCACCTTTACACCCCGCACAGCCGTGACTCTCACCTGCCGCCGTCTGACCGGGAACCGGTGATGTAGAAGCAGGTCACGTTACCAAATGTTACCGTCCCGGTCTGTCCGGCGAAAGACTGCGGTCAGAGTGTGGCTTCAAAGTTTCCCGGTTGTTTTGAGAACGGGATTCTTAAGTTGAACTATTGACATCTACACGATGACGCGTGTTTTTAGGAGGTAGAGTTGTAAACAAAGCAGTATTTAATGAAAAAGgagtttttctgctgctgctctctgtGTTCAGACCCTCCTGCTCTTCTGTTCATTTCTAAACACGACTTTACAAACAGCCACATGAACAATGGCTGCTAGTTCGAGTTCTGGTTCCAATCCATCAGCGTGAGTCCAGCCTTAAGCTGAAGAAAGGACAAACGGACCTCAGACTTTAGAACCGGGACCAAACTTTTGGTTCCTTGTTATCAGAAAAGCCCCAAAGCGGTGGCAGCTGGCAGCCGGTTCGGTGCTCAGCCTTTGGCAACTTCAGACTTACCAACACATGGCTGTGGTGGAGAGGTCTTCCCATTCATTCATGACACTACTGACAGGAATTTCTGAActccaaaatgttcttttcttctATGTCAACACCATGAAAGATGAAAACACATCCGTATCAAACACGTGTTCttcataaaaacatgtaaagtcATGAAACTCAGCCAAACATGAAGAAAACCGTGAATTCTTCCAATGAAGCGGCTGAATGCTGCCATGGAGAATCTActgggtgtgtctgtgtggaggCGTGGCCCTGACCGGGTTACCTGGTTAGGTCCTCAACCAAACCAGCAGATGCTGAGGTTGTAGAGCACAGACAGAAAGAATCGACACTGGAAACAGACGTGTGGAGCACAACACAACCGTTTTTACAACAACTGTCTGAgattggggggtggggggtgtcagTGATCTGTCGGTTGAACTGAAGAAAATTCAATAATGGGACTGGAggatggctgcacggtggtaCAGTGGTTAACGCTCACAGCAAGGAggtccctggttcaagtcccggatGGGGACCTGGACCAGAGCACCAATGGAGgggctttctgtgtggagttggcatGTTCTCCACGTGCACGCGTgtgttttctccggcttcctcccaccgtccacaaacatgcttcataggttcattggttaatctaaattgcccctaggtatgcatgtgagtgtgcatgggtttGCGGTTGTGGCCCTGAggcagactggtgacctgtccacgacgtcccccgccttcacccgtaagtggccaggataggctccagcagtcccgtgaccccgaaagggaaaaacggttaagaaaatgaacgaatgaatgatTGGAGAATGTTAATTATTACGGAGACCTTATGTACCAGCGACTCATCAAGCGTGTGGTGGATGTTCCTTCTGTTAGCCCACATTATCAGAGAGGGGAgcttttctttatgaataataATACATGCTGTCATCTTTGTTTGGGCTCACATTGACCTTAAGTGCACAACCAACACAATGGGCCTTACTGTTATTAGCTGGACATTTGGGAATTATTCCAATCACAACAAATGTTATTGATCATGTAATATGGGATGTTTTTGCCTATTGTGCAGTAGAGACTACTCTGGTTTTGATCTGGtctttataaaataaagtgaAGTAGATCAAATTCAGTACTTCATTCTAGGAAAGAGCTGCTAAAGAGGCTGAAATAGTTATCATCAAAGTCTTTCTAATGACAGCATCCACAAACCCCATGCCTCCAATCATGGCACAGTATGTCAAGTATATATGAATAGGTAAACCTGTAACATCTCTTCTTCTCTGCAGCCGGTTCATACTTCACATTCCAAGCGAAGAGCGGGACAATGCTATCCGGGTCTGCTTCCAGATCGAGTTGGCCCATTGGTTCTACTTGGACTTCTGCTTGCAGAACACACCAGGAGCGCCTCATTGTGGCATCAGAGACTTTGCAAAGGCTGATATCCTTACATCTGCTTCATtgtgggcggcagtggctcaggcagtccaatgaccgaagggtcggcggtttgaGCCCCGCTCCCCCATCcagctgtcgttgtgtccttcgGTGAcgcacttcaccctccctgcctccactggtgtatgaatgtgcatgaatgtcctggtgatggtcagaggggccgtaggcgccaactggcagccatgcctctgtcagtctcccccagggcagctgaggctacattagtagttaccatcaccattgaactctttgtattcatgatccttttgagttcatgttttacttcaaagcccatcgagacgactgttgttgttattttgggctatacaaataaaatttaattgaagtgaatcaccaagtatgaatgaatgatggacacattggaagaagtttgagcaccaagaaaaagcacagataaactctaatccattattattattatcattattattatcacattacatattttttgtgtAGCAATTTACACTTGAATACACACACTGTAGAAATAAGATTTTGTTCCATAGTGTTGGTTTGTCCACCTAAAAAGAAGTCTGTCATCCTGATGGTGGCTTCACTTGACCTGTGATGgatagaaaatcaaaaaaattcaCTTGAAAGAACTGACagttattttattgtgaaaaatcaGTATTTGATCCCACAGGAACCATCAAGGgttctggttcacacagacTAGTTAAAGACTCCCAATCAACCTGTCACCTGAGTTGAAGACACCTGTTTCAACTAATCAgctgtagaaaagacacctgtccacagaattACCTGGCGGGGTTTCCATGACCATGAGAACAGAGAGAAGTTTGAAGACCTTCATTATTCAGAGAGTGACTGGGAGAAGCTGCTGTGGTCCGATCAGACCCTCatctttggcatcaactcaacccgttgggtttggaggaagagaaatgaccccaagaacaccatccccactgtcaggcatggaggtggaaacattatgGTTTGGAGTGTTGTTCTGCACATGGCTGCTTCATGGTGTGGATGGGAGCATGGGCGGAGCCATGCACCGTCAATTCCTGGCAGAACCTCTTTAAAATGGGTGGACGGGTCCCCCAACAGGATCATGacccaaaacaaacaagacaacCAAGGAACGTCTGAAGAAGCAGCAGGTGGGGGTCATGGAGCGGTCCCGCCGGCCTCTGGCCCCCAGTcctctagaacagtgtttttcaaccttttttgagccacggcacactttaaccctgaaaaaaatcccgcggcacaccagcatccaaaaaaaaaaatagcagaaattcatggtctgtattgatcgacagcgcccccccccccccccccccccccccccccccgcaatctcacgtgaatttttgtgataattgtggcagaaaaagcaggaagttgcggctgttttttttctaagagatgaaccaacagctaaagctcgtctttagctggtatatttgttagaactgagcgactttatcagcagaattaagaacaaggaagtgaatactttaagcacttctgattggtcagactgatgacatgtgattaagccttcaagaatgattggcggagacagttaaagggacgggacttttccttacacagttatagttgcagctaaatcgcggtaccgtgatttttatcaaaatgtctttaatagaattaaataaacacaaagaaaaagtaattttaagatcttttatattcataactactcagtgttttatcagggcctgtttggatgaacacagagctgaaatcctggagatggaaaatgtttttagatcagttaatgaggataatttctccacggcgcacttgaccatctcccacggcacactagtgtggcgcggcacactggttgaaaaacactggtctagaaaACCTCTGGAGAGCTGAAGTTGAcggttgctaagcaacagccaTCAAATCTAAATCAGAAATCATTTCCAAAGAGGAGTGGAGCAGAATTCCTCCTGATCTGATCACCAACGATCACCAACCTCTGAGCTGCTGAGGGTTCAGCCACAAAGTCCTACGTCTTTCTGACTAGAGGTTCACAGACTTATTTTCCTCAATGACATGGATACATTCTATGAAGTGAATTGCttgattttgtttgttatttgaaCCCACTACTATTAGAATGACAGACTGTCGCTTcctatttaaagtcccactccagccATTTTTTCTATGGTAAAATTGTTTCCGGTGGACTTTTCCTTCTGATTATGCAGTTTGTAGCCAAAATCCAAGCTCCTGTGTCTTTTTTAAGATGCATTTCTTGTACATCagcagtagctcattagaaattcacatctgagttgTAGTTGTTCTGGTAAAACTGATCATTTCTATcagaaaaagaatgtttttcttgACAGTCATACTTTTTCATCACTGCCCTTTCTTGTTGCCTCATggagaggaggtgcagaaagtGCTGGAGCAGTGGAAAGAGTACAAGATGGGAGTACCAACGTATGGAGCGATAATTCTGGATGAATCCCTGGAAAATGTaggttgatgtttttatttatttgaccaggaaGAAAATTCTtacattaaatacataaaatggaATAAAACGCATTAATGAATTCAAAactacggtggccgacagggctcacactacatacaaaagaaacaacaacacaagAACATAACCGCAGCACAACAGAAATGAGGACTTTTCTTTCCtaacagtggaaaaaaaaacaattcagtttcaaactattcggCACTCCTGAGAGCTACGTGATATTTGGACAAGATTAGGTTGTTTTCTTACTAGATAACGtaatttcttacaaatatacgtttgactaaaaatataaatatacccagctctccacatagtgacatctgcatctaacggtctt
Proteins encoded in this region:
- the LOC111948291 gene encoding m7GpppN-mRNA hydrolase-like, producing the protein METKRVEIPSSVLDDLCSRFILHIPSEERDNAIRVCFQIELAHWFYLDFCLQNTPGAPHCGIRDFAKAVFHHCPFLLPHGEEVQKVLEQWKEYKMGVPTYGAIILDESLENVG